A stretch of Pempheris klunzingeri isolate RE-2024b chromosome 19, fPemKlu1.hap1, whole genome shotgun sequence DNA encodes these proteins:
- the june gene encoding junE proto-oncogene, AP-1 transcription factor subunit produces the protein MTAKMETPFYHDDSSTVPGFSQIAEYERYPGHKMLMSKKAMSVAGSHHYPSGGAAGGRNPNNLGLAGSSSLMTSAGPSADMNLLKLASPDLEHLIIQSNQGLVTTSPVSNSTNPFIYRNQATNEQEGFADGFVKALADLHKQNQLVGSSPMSPSSSSTVSLQASYQRNLMSGGDMPVYTNLNSYNPGQMAYSGAQMAYGSGSAHSGGAPQPHARGLDAPQTVPEVPHPPGDPTSPPSLSPIDLETQERIKAERKKLRNRIAASKCRKRKLERISRLEEKVKVLKNQNSDLASTAAMLREQVAQLKQKVMSHVTNGCQIAVGSAAAKSGGGGGGTASEDSSC, from the coding sequence ATGACGGCCAAAATGGAGACTCCTTTCTACCACGACGACTCTTCCACCGTTCCCGGCTTCAGTCAGATTGCAGAATACGAGCGTTACCCAGGACACAAGATGCTGATGAGTAAGAAGGCCATGTCTGTGGCGGGCAGTCATCACTATCCCAGTGGTGGTGCAGCTGGAGGGAGGAACCCCAACAACCTGGGACTCGCCGGAAGCAGCTCCCTGATGACATCAGCGGGGCCCTCAGCGGACATGAACTTGCTGAAGCTGGCGTCCCCCGACCTAGAGCACCTGATCATCCAGTCGAACCAAGGACTGGTCACCACCAGCCCTGTGTCTAACTCCACCAACCCCTTCATCTACCGGAACCAGGCTACCAACGAGCAGGAAGGATTTGCTGATGGCTTTGTCAAAGCACTTGCTGACCTTCACAAGCAGAACCAGCTGGTGGGAAGTAGCCCAATGTCCCCGTCCTCGTCTTCCACTGTCTCCCTGCAAGCATCCTACCAGAGGAACCTCATGTCCGGCGGAGACATGCCTGTCTACACCAACCTCAACAGCTACAACCCAGGCCAGATGGCATACTCTGGAGCACAGATGGCGTATGGTAGTGGCTCAGCCCACAGTGGCGGAGCCCCTCAGCCCCACGCCCGAGGCCTGGACGCCCCTCAGACTGTTCCTGAGGTGCCTCACCCTCCTGGTGACCCCACGTCACCACCCTCCCTGTCACCAATTGACCTGGAGACACAGGAGCGAATCAAAGCAGAACGCAAGAAGCTCCGCAATCGCATTGCTGCATCCAAGTGCCGCAAGCGGAAGCTGGAACGTATTTCTCggctggaggagaaggtgaaggTTCTCAAAAACCAGAACTCAGACCTGGCCTCCACTGCTGCCATGCTACGTGAGCAGGTGGCTCAGCTCAAACAGAAGGTCATGAGCCACGTGACCAATGGTTGCCAGATTGCCGTTGGATCTGCTGCTGCCaaatctggaggaggagggggaggcacCGCCAGCGAAGACTCCAGCTGTTGA